The sequence below is a genomic window from Desulfomonilia bacterium.
GTTGTTGCTTCCACCCGAAACCTCCTTTGCTTCATGGGCTTCGCCCCGGCGGACGGCCCGTCCGCACCGCAATCTCAGGGCGTTAACTCGTGAATGAATGAAGGCTTCGGTGGCCCGGAATATCAAGGCGAATCGAAGTAAACGCCTCAGATTCTTCAACTTGCGCTACATGCTCTGCCCCACTGCCGGAATCTGGGGCGATTCGGCGTCCGTTTCGATGGCGCATGTAACCCCGGGCCAGGATCGCGGCGATCTCCGATATCACCTCTTCAAGTGAGGTGGGGACGTGTTCGTTGTCCGGCATCCGGTCCTCCTTTTGCGGGAGGCCGAGGAAGGGTTCCGTCATGGATGCCGCGGGACTGGATAGGCCGGTCATCGAGAATGCCGTTGGAGCCCGTTCGACACCGCCTGAAGGCGATGTCGCCGGCACCCACAACGGTCTCCGATCTCACGGCTGTTTCCGCTGTCTGGTAATCCGCTTGCACCGGACCCACTGGTCCGGCTTTCGGCAGATACCTACCGGAGGGGAGTTCGAAATGTCGAAGAGGGTGCAAGGATGCAACGGGGCTGTTAAACAAGGCGGGTCAAAAAACGGAGAACGGGAGAATTCGGAAAGGACATTTTCAGTGAGCGCCCGTAACCCCCAGGGTTGCACCCGACCCCCGGACTGCGGGCTTCGAAACGGAGAATCAGGGTAAATGTGCGGGTGAACGTAACTCGGCGTGAAGACGCCGGAAAAGACAAAACCCCGAGGGGGCGAACCCACGGGGTTTTGTGCTAACAAATGACCGTCGAAATCGACGGATTGAATTTTGGCTCCCCAGGTAGGACTCGAACCTACAACCCTGCGGTTAACAGCCGCATGCTCTGCCATTGAGCTACTGAGGAACGTCGGATATATCTATGCATTCTACTTGATGTTGTCAAGACCAATTGTTTTTGTCTCTTCAAGCAGTTTATCCTGTTCCAGCAGAGGGGAAATAGCCCTTCTTATTCTTAAAACTTCATTTCGCAAATAATTGATCTGTGAGGCAAGAAACCCGAAAGAGAGTATCTGCATACCGCCCAGTATGAATATGGCCATGAACATCAGGAGAGGCCTTCCCGGGGTTAATGTATGATTCAGATAAAGGGCTAGGATATATACGCCGATGCCCAATCCTATAAGGGTCAACATGATTCCTATGATTCCAAAAAGCAGAACAGGCCTTTCGAATGCCGTGAAGATAAGGTGCGTGGCCGCTGTCGATCTGAATTTGAACTTTGAAGATCCTTTTTTCCTTGCTTTCAGAACAGCCGGAATCTCTTTTATCCTGAAACCCATTGCGATAGCCTTGGAAAGGATTTCAAGGTGTATTTCCTTGTCGTCGGATTCAAGGTCGAGGCTTTCTATTACTTCCCTTCTGTAGCATCTCACTATACAGGTAACGGTGTGTATGTCCTCTGAGATGGAAAGCCTGAGAATTCTGTTTCCGAGCTTGCTTATGAAAAGCCTGTCTCTGGGCACGCCAACGGTTGAGCCTCCCGGCATGTAGGCGCTTGCCAGAACAATATCGGTTTCTTGATCATTTTGAAGGGTGCGCACCATTTCAAGTATATATTCAGGCTCATAGGAAAGGTCGGCATCGATGGATGCGATCAGTTCACCCCTTGACGCTTTGAAACCATACCTTAATGCCTTGCCCCTTCCTCCATTTTTCTCGTATGAGACTACTCTTACCCTTGGATTTTTATCTGCAATCTCGTGAAGTTTTTCAAGGGTTGAGTCGGTACTGCCGTCATTTACAGGCAGAATTTCAAAGGATTTACCGAGACCAGCCAATGTGGTTTCTACCCTGTCAATGGTTGACCAGACATTTGCTTCTTCATTGAACATCGGTATTATGACGCTTAAATAAGGTTTATCTGTAAGTTGTTTCATGAAATTTGATTTAATATAAACAATGAAAAATTGCCACAAAAGAAAACCCGCCGGAAAGCGGGTTTTCTTTTATTTTTAGTCCCTGTACAACCCTGTTCTCTGAACCATACCCATTTTTTTAAAAATCAATCAATAGCGCAGTAACAACCTACCTCTTTTTAAGCCCCCTTTGCCTATAAAAAGACCTGCACAGAGACTGATTATTTATAAAACAATAGCAGCATAATATCAATAGCTTATATTGATAAATTCAAATCTGTCATCTCACTACAAAGTGAATGCTATGTGTTTCAGCCATATTATTAATAAGGGCGAGGCTGTATTGTCCTTTAGCAGGTTTCCATAACATGTAACTGCCTTTTCCTATTATCCGGCCGTTCAGTTTCCATTTATATATTGATTCCGGTTCAGCCTTGAAAAGTACCTTCTGGAATTCTTCGGGGATATCAGGGTCGATTGCCAGCACTGCGCCGTCGGTGGGGTAAGCGATGGCGGGTTTGGCATGTTTGTTTGCTGCTGATATAGTTCCAAGAGGTTCTGTTCCCTCGATGAAGACCTCTTTTCTATCAGGTTCCACATGTCTGCCATATGATATGTCTTTTTCCATGACCCCGTCCGGCCTGATGTTATCGGCCCGGTTATCCGTAGAATGTAGATAGTTCATCACATCCAGCCAGATAGGGGCGGCACCGCTCATGCCCGAGACATTCCACATGGGTTCGCCTGAAAAATTGCCTACCCAGACACCCACCGTATATTTTTTCGTAAAACCTATGCACCAGTTATCCCGCATATCTTTGCTGGTACCTGTCTTCACGGCGCTGAAAAACCTTGTGGCCAGAACGTTTTCCATCGCAAAGGTGGGGCTTCTGGCCTGCCTGTCAGAAAGGATGTCAGTGATGATGTAAGATGCCTTCTCATCCATTATCCTTCTGCCTGCAGCTGAGGGTTCCCCTGGGGTTAATTTAAGGGGCAGGTAAATACCTGCATTTGCTATGGCCATATAAGCGGCTGTAAGGTCGAAAAGCGTCACGTCGGCTGAACCCAGTGCAATCGAATAGCCGTAATATTCCGGATCGTCGTTAAGGGTTGAAAAACCTGATAGCTTGAGCCTCTCAAGAAAATCTTCTTTTCCTGCAAGTTCGAGCACCCTGACCGCCGGGATATTGAGCGATGAAGCGAGGGCCGTCCTTGCAGATACATCTCCCATGTACCTGCTGGAATAGTTTTCAGGGATATACATCCCGGCCTCGGTTGGTATGTCATAAGGCGTGTCGTTTAGCAGTGACGCCGCTGTAATTATTCTTTTTTCTATGGCGAGTCCGTATAGGAAAGGTTTCAACGTGGAGCCTGCCTGCCTTTTTGCCTTTATCCCGTCGACATACACGGCGGATGAATTGATACCGCTGTTTCCGACATAAGCCAGGATTTCGCCTGTTTTATTATCGGCAACGATTACGGCGCCGTCCCGGACATTTCTGCCCAAGAGCTCGTTTAATCTGTTCTGTAGCGAGGAGAGCGCAAATTCCTGGATGTTTTTGTTCAGGCTGCATCTTGTAGAGGTGATGCCATTTTTCAGGACCTGTCTTGCGACATGCGGGGCCAGGGCGATTTCCGCTCTGATATAATAGGGCCTGGAAACGGCCTGAAAGGCGAATTCCCTGATCTCTTCCTCATGAACTGAGATGCCGGATAACTTTATTATCCTCCATGCCCTGTCGGCGATAGTGCCGGGGCCTGATCTGTTTCCCGGCAGCATGGCACAAAGAACAGCCGCCTCCTTCATATTAATTCCTGAAGGGTCTTTCTGGAAGATCCCTTCCGATGCGGCTCGAATTCCCTTGAGCTCTCCACGAAAGCCTGCAAGATTGAGATATGCCTCCAGTATCTGATCCTTGGTCCATGACCTTTCAAGACCGACGGCAGCCCTCATCTGTCTTAATTTCTGGGGAAGGCCTCTCCTGAAGCTTTTTTTACCCTTTTCAGGGAGTATAAATGATGCAACCTGCATCGATATTGTACTCGCCCCCCTTGATCCCCCTTTCAAGGCTGAACCTGCAACGGCAAGCCAGTCTATTCCCGAGTGCGAATAAAATCTTCTGTCTTCCGCCAGAATGACAGTGTTTTTCATTGCCTCTGAAATTGATTCCAGTTTGACCCAGTCAAGCTTCCTGACTTTTTCATCTCTCCTGATCTCGTGAATGAGAATGCCGTTCCTGTCATACAACCTTGCCTCTGAAGTGGTGTAGCCGGACCTCACCTTTTCAAAGGCAGGCATGAGAGGCTTTCCTGCAAGGAAGATAATAAAAAGGGCTGCTGCGGCAGCGATTGCTGCGGTTCCGGCTTTCAGGAAATTTTTCACTTATTTATCTCCATGATGCCGCCCGGTATTTCACCATAGATATCGGGTGAATAAAGGGCCTCGACCCTGGCTGGCGGAATGTTGAACACGCCTCCACAGTTAAGCCGTATAGTGTATTCGGTGGAGAAATTTCCTCTGGGAACGTACTCGAAATATTTTTTGATGGAATCAGCTGACCTTTCGGTGAATGCCTCGAATACAAAACCGGCGGCCTTTTCCGAACCGGTCAGGAATGAAGCTCCGAGATCGGGCTGAATAATCGATGCACCCGCAGGCACCGGGTCGTTTACGACCACCCACGTCATGTCGGTTGTCGCTTCAATTTCAAGCCTTATCCTCAGGACATCCCCGATTGAGTATCTGTCTTTATATTTCTGTTCGACAGGGGTTATAGTTTTTTTCAGGCTGTAACCAGCATATACCGGTGACTTAGGTGAAACAGCGGCCTGAAGCAGTACTGACGCCCATGGCGAGCCTGTTCCCTCATGCGTGAGTATGAGTCTGGATATATTTTCCGGCAATGAAAAAACAAGATTGTCACCGTCGGGCTTTGTCTTCCAGTCAACAGAAAACTCCTTACCGTTCAGTGTTACTTTGGTAACACCGGCGGGTAAGGCTTTTTCGTATTTTCCGGAAAACGCATTAAAGGCCAGGGTGCCCCATGCATTTGCAGTCGTGGTATCCCATCTGCCGTTTTTCATGCGGGCTGAAAGCCCTGCCGCAAGTCTGGGTATGTCATTGTTCCAGGCCTTGTCATTCAAGACGGCAAGGATAAGGCGGGAGGCGTTTACGTCGCCTGTCACCATAAGCCACCAGAGATTGTCCATGGAATCTTCCGGCACATTCATCTGTGTTCCGCTCAGTACCAGTCTTGCCCTGAGGACTCTATTGGCTTCAGCGAGGCGTTTGTCCTTTTCCTGCAAGGTCATCCTGTTCAGTATGTTTATCCAGCTGATGATGGTCGAAGTGGGCCAGAAGACCGGATCTGTCCTTATCGTACTGATGAGCTGCGGATCGATGTTTTCATACCTGCTTATCGCGTCGATTGCTGCGATCTTTCTTATGGTGAGGTCGGACGTCAGAAGAGGGCCTTTTTTTGATATCCTTCCTTCGGTGAACGCTTTAAGGCCTGTAATGAGCTGTTCTTTCAGATATCCGGGTATGGCATAACCCCCCTCATGTGAAACGTTCAGGAAATATGAAGTAAGGACATCGCTTCCTTCGCACGAGCCGCACGGGAAATATTTCAGGAGAAAATCCCTGTCCATATATGAAGGCAGTTTTTTCAATATCTCATCCCAGGCTGCTTTATCCCCGAGTGAAACAGCCTTTGATACATTCTGCTCGAGACATGAGTAGGGGTACCGGGACATGTACTCTCTAACGCCTGAAAGCCCTGCCGTGATCGAAGGTTTTAAATCGATTTTCACATGGCTTTTGCCTGTGAGGGCACCCTCAGGCATTTTAATGTCGATGTCCGCTGAAGGGGCAAGTCTTGCAAGCACCGCCTGAACAGTTCTTACAGGGACTGTAGGCAGCACTTTCTGTGTGATTTTCATCCTGTCTGAGGCAGGTCCCCCTTTTTCTGCTGCCGAAACAGTGTATTCAATTCCGGATGAACCGAAGGGCACTTTTATGTCCCATGCGGCCTCAGCAGATTGGCCCGGCTGAATATTCTTAAGTGTTATCTCCTTATATTTACCGTCGTTCTTCGCACCGGTTGACAGATTTACCCGGATATCCATTTTTCTCTGAGTTGCATTTCTGGCGGTAAAGACCGCCCGTAAACTGTCTCCTTCACGGGCTATCAGTGGAAGGCCTGAAATGAGCATCAGGTCCTGGCTTGTCCTGACGCTTGCGCTGCCTGTGCCGAAAAGACCGGCGCCGCCCACGGCGATTGCCGCTATCCTGAATGCAGTCAGTGAATCGTTCAGGGGTATTCTGATCGATGCTTCACCGGAATCGTCAAGTTTCAGTGTCCCTTTCCACAAGAGCAATGTGTCGAAGAGATCGCGCGTAAGCTGTCTTCCACCCCCTCCGCCGTGGGGAAGCGCTTTAAGGCCGAAATGCCGTCTTCCCACGACCATTGACTGCGCCGTTGACGTTTCCACCCCGTAGCCCCTTGTCTTCATCATGGAGGAGAGAATATCCCAGCTGTCATTCGGCATGAGTTCAAGGAGTCCTTCATCGACGGCTGCTATTGACACCTCTCCGCCTTTTGCAGGGGAGAGGCTGGATGCATTCCTGACTTTGATCTTTACATCCATTACATCCCTTATCTTATATACGGTCTTGTCTGGTATCACATCGACTGTAAGCTCATGTGCCTTCCATCCAACGAGTATCCCGGATATTCCAAGCTTGTATGAGGGCTTACCGGGATCGAACATCGAAGTAGGTTTCGTACCGGGTATCCTGCCGCGAACAGCAAGAACGGAGACGAAGACATTCGGCGCATACTCGTCTTTTACCGGCAGTTCCACAAGAGGGCTTTTGCCGGAGATGTCAATTACGCGGGCGTCGATTATGCCTTCGCGCTCCATGGTTACAAGCGCCGTGGCCTCCCTGAAAGGCATCCTGACCTGAAAACGGGCAGTATCGCCCGGTTCATAAGCGGTTTTCTCCGGGATAACGTCGATCCTGTCGTCGTTAGACTGTTCGAACCACCAGTCATCTTTTCCGGCAAGCCACATGCTGGTGCTTGTCGATGCCGTGTTGCCGTTCTTATCCGTTGAATGGGCATAAAGGATTATATTTCCGGATACTGCCGATTTCCCGGTGCAGTTCATCATGCCCCTGCTGTCGGTCGAGCCATCATAAAGTCGTCCCATATATTTTATCTCACGGACGTTCTTATAGGCATAATATCCGCCGGCCATGCGCACCCTGTGCGTGTTGTATGTTTCCTGGTAGTAATCGACCGCAATCTTCTGGTCTGCGACAGGCCTTTCATTAAGGTCAAGTGCAACTATATTATATTTGAATCTCTCCTGGTTCTGGTTCCAGTAGTCCTGGCTTATGCCCAGAAGCAAAGAGGAAGGATATACGGCGGTGTTGTTTGATGTGGTCTGAACCTCACCGTTGGGATCACGGTATTCAAGTTCGGTGTGAAGGGTTTTGTATGATGATGAAACCGGCAATCCTTTCAATTCCGCCCTGGCACAGCCGTTCTTATCCAGAGTAATATCAAGCGTCTTGAGGAATCCATTTGCCGGTGCTTCCTGAGACGGCTCATCCCATGAGAAAACGCCGTAGCCGAAATCGGTATCGTCTTCGGTTATGCCAGTTTTTATCTGACCCGCATTGAAGGTGAATGATTCATATCCTTTCGGATAAATGACCCGGTCCCTCATCTCAGAACGCAGCTTCACGCTTCTGCCGGCTGCAGGACCGCCCGAGAGATATGAAAGGGTGATGTCCAGGTCTAAATCAACAGGCTTTACCTGAAGCTCTTTCGGCCCCTGGATGGTCGCCTTCATCAGGGGGATCTTGAAAGAGCCAATTTTAAACATGCCTGAAGTAATTGTGCTCTCATATGAAGCTTCTTCGTTTGAACCGGGAATTGCCTTGCCTTTCTTGCCCAGGACTATCTCATATGAGCCCAGTTTTGCGGCTTCGGGAATTTTCCAGTCTGTTTCCCCTGAACCTGCATCGTTTAAGACAAGGGGAAGCTTGTACTGCTGGTATGAACCGGTGTGAGTAATGGCAATCTCATCCGGGAAATCCTTTTTTGAGGCTATCTTGAAGCCGTTTACGGATCTCTGCCTGATGTAATGCTTCATGTGGACTGTTTCACCCGGTTTGAACAGAGCCCTGTCAAGTACAGTATGTGCAGACAACAAACTGCCGTCACCGTAGTCTGTTTGTGAAAGCTGGAAACGCCAGGGTTCAATCCCTTCGTTCCAGGACGAATGTGTGAATGAAACGTCGCTTTCCTTACGGGCGAAAACGAATATGCCGCCGCATATTTCTGTGAGCGCATGGCTCGACTCCCGGTAGTTGATATCGCACTTGCAGTCAGGAAGGGATGAGGGTTCAGGTAGCCTGCTGTTTATCATCAGAATGCCTTTTCTATCGGTTGTTCCCTGCCAGAGAAGGTCTCCGTTGCAGTTCCTGAGGGTAATCTGCGCATCTTTAACGGGCTTGGCGGTGTCGAGCGATGTAACCCATACGAGAGAATTTTCAAGGCCTTTTTTGAAATGCACGCCCATGTTTGTGACAAGTGCGGCAGCAGGGACAAAGGCGGCGGAGGATTTTATGTTCAGCCTTGTTCCAAGCATTCGGCTTTCGACTTCGATGATGTTCAGGCCACCTGTCCGGACAGGGATTCCGACTACCCTGAAATCTGTCTTCCGACCTTTGAAGTCGATTCTCATGTCTTGTGCTGTGGAATTCTTCCTGAAGACAGAAACTTCTCGTTTGGCCTGTGCAACACTCTTGAGCCAGTCTATCATCAGCTTGTCATTGTCTATTGGAACGGACAGACTCCTTATTTTAAGCCCTGCCACGGTTTTTTTTGATTGAGAAATGTCTGATATTGTCGAGGTCTCGATATTTCTTACAGTTAGGGGAAGCATGGCATCTGATTTTTCCAGTATACCGAAACGGCTTGAGAATTTGGCCAACGCCGGCATGCCGCCTGTCTTGACCCGCATCGGGAATTTAGAAGAGTTGGCGAGTCTGCGGCCATCGAGGTCTCTTATGATTTTAGGAACATCGATAAGGTATTCGGAATTCTCTTCAAAAGGACCGTTAAATCTCAACAATCCAGCCTGTTTTTCAGGCCGGTAGATTCGGCCGTTCTTTCCTTTAAGTAGAATTTTATCTTTATATATGTCGGGAAAATCCGCTGTGAATTCGAGTTCCATGGGGCTTAAAGGTATGCAAGGCGCATCCGGCCTTTCTCTGGAACATATAAACTTTGCCCGGAACTGTTCCCTGGTCTTATAGTTCATTACCATCTCACTTGGAGTTGCAACTCCCGATAAGGATTTGATGCCCTTGCCCCATATAAGACTTACATCAGCCATATCAGGGAATGTCTGTTTTGCCTGAAAGACTATGGCGTTCTCATCTGGTCCGTTATATCTGGCAGATTTCAGCAGCACCTTCCTGTCCTGGCCCTTAATTATATTGATGCCGATTTTCTCCCGGAGGCCTTTTACGGCGAACCATGTTTTCGAAATAACGCTTGCCTCATCGGGAACTGCATCAAGCTGGATTATGAAAATCTGCCTGTTCTCGATTCCGCTGTTGCCGGATTCGGGAAGCACCTTTATGATCGAAGGCCCGCCGGTCGAGAATGTAAATCTTTTTTTGCCAGTGAGTGTTTTACCGGACAGCGATTTAAGGCCTTCCCTGAGAACAAAACCGCAACTGCATCCTCCGGGGAGGTTTGTTCCGAAGTCATACACCCATGTTGTACTGTCGACCCATCTCCCCTTGCCCGGCGGCTGGCAATAAATATCAAAGGGGACAAGATCAGCCGGGTTTCCCAATGCGACCATTGGTTCGGAGAAGGTCACACTGACCTGACGCAGGTCTTTCAGTGTACCCTCGGGGTTGAATGTCTTGACGGATGGAGTCTCGGATGCACCCAGAGTAAAGACTAGAAACATTACGCAAAACGCCGTCAACAAATTGTCCAGTCGAGGGTGATAATGATTTTTTTTCATATATGCCTCCGGGGCAGCAAGTGGATTATTTGCTCATTTCAGGATGCCGGTCGGTATTTTAACTCATAAAATAGTTCGTACTGTCAGGATACCAATTTTGTAGGTATCATAGAACGATATTATCGGATATTTCGTATTATTTTTTTATAAAAAAAGTTATTGACATCCAACTCTATTAGTAATAATTATCATTAAATGAATAAAAATTCACAAAGAATAACCAAACAAAAACTCATGATAGTGGATGAATTAAGAAAAGTAAAAACTCATCCTACAGCTCAGGACGTATATGCAATGGTTCGCAGGCTGCTGCCGAATATCAGTCTTGGCACGGTCTACAGAAATCTTGAGATGCTTTCTGATAAAGGGGATATACAAAGGCTTGCCTTTCATTCAGGCAAGAGGCGTTATGACGGCAACCCGAATAATCATCCGCATATATGCTGCAAGGTATGCGGAAAGGTGGACGATCTTCCGGAAAATATGGATATAAATGAAAAGATCATTCATTCCATTACAGAAGTCTGCGGGTATGAAATTACTGATTACAGCATAGAGCTTTTCGGAATATGTGCTGATTGTAGAAAAGAAAAAATAAATTCAAAATAAAAGGAGTGTTTTATGGCAAACTTAAAGGGAACGAAAACGGAAAAAAATCTTCTCGGTTCTTTTGCCGGGGAATCACAGGCCAGAAACCGCTATACATATTTTGCAAGTCAGGCCAGGAAAGAGGGTTATGTTCAGATAGCTGATATCTTTGAAGAGACGGCGAATCAGGAAAAAGAACACGCAAAAAGGTTCTTTAAATTCCTCGAAGGCGGTGATGTCGAGATAACTGCAGCATTTCCGGCAGGTGTCGTTGGGACCACACTCGAAAACCTGAAGGCGGCAGCGGCAGGCGAATATCACGAGTGGAGCGACATGTATCCGGGATTTGCGAAAATTGCCCGAGAAGAGGGTTTCGAAGCCATAGCCAAAGTCTGGGAAGCGGTTTCAATTGCCGAGAAGCAGCATGAAAAACGCTATAAGGATCTGGCTGCAAACATAGAAGCAGGAAAGGTTTTCAAGAAAGACGGCAAGATTGTATGGCGATGCAGAAACTGCGGATACCTCCACGAAGGTACCGAGGCTCCTGCATCATGCCCTGCATGCGCCCATCCGCAGGCATATTTCGAGGTGCTCGGAGAAAACTGGTAAGACAAATAAATCAGGACTGCCGGAAGGCAGTCCTGAAAAGAGGTTCGCATGAAGAAAGGAATCTTTCTTACTGCTTTGTTCTTGTTTGTATCGGCAGGTTTGTTGAACGCGGATGTACTGAAATATTCAAAAGAAATCGGAAGCATTAAACTGAATGTTCCGGAAGATAAGATTTTAAGAAATTATCTGGGAATAAAGCAGAAAGAAGGTCAGTTTAGCATTCCTGAAATCAGGCAGGGAATATTGATTGTCGAAATATTCAACATGTACTGCCCTCATTGCCAGCACTATGCACCGAAGGTCAATGAACTTTATACAAGGATAAATGCAAGAGCTGATACAAAAGGCCGTGTGATGATGCTTGGCATAGGTGTGGGTAATTCTCCGTTCGAAGTGAATATTTTCAGGAAGAAGTATGATGTAGCCTTTCCATTGTTCGATGACAAAGCGTACAGTGTAGCAAACAAACTGGAAGGAGTTCTGACTCCTCATTTCTTTGGCATGATCCTTGATGGAAAAGGCGGCTACAGGGTTTTTTATTCACAGAACGGCGGGTTTGAAAATGCCGACGAGTTTTTAAACAGCCTGCTCAAGCTTACTTCCGGTATAAAATAGGAGGCGTTCATGAAGCGGTTTTTTCCGATGATTTTTCTTGTCCTGTTTTTGTCTGTTCCGGCTTTTTCGGCGTCTGAAGCCTTTAAAGATAATATCTATAATCCGGGAAGCCTTAAGCCGGTCGACAGCCAGACAACCCTTAAGACTGGAGATGCCGCCCCGGATTTCGATTTACCTGCGGTTTCCGGGGGACATATAAAACTTTCCGATTTCAGAGGGAAGAAGAATGTGGTCATATCTTTTGTGCCTGCTGCATGGACACCCGTATGTTCTGACCAGTGGCCGGGATATAATATCGTCAAGGAACTCTTTGATGCAAATGATACAATTCTCATAGGCATCAGCGTTGACAGTATTCCCACCCTTTATGCCTGGACAAAACAGATGGGGTCGCTCTGGTTCCCGGTCCTTTCCGACTTCTGGCCACACGGAGCTGTTGCCCGGAGTTACGGAGTTTTGAGAACGAACGGGACCTCCGAGAGGGCCATATTCATTATCGATAAAAAAGGTTTCATAAGATACATCGATGTGCACGATATCAATACCCGGCCGGAGCTCGAAAATATTATCGGTGCTCTTGAAAAGCTGTCCCGATAATCTGCGAGAAAATATCTGCCCGGAGATTCTCTTTCTTTTGGCCGGGATTCTAGTCAGCTGAAGGTTATGAAACGATCTTTCGTGGCATTACAGATCGGACATACATCTGGAAGAACGCCGTCAGAAACATATCCGCAAACCTCGCAAACATAATATTGGGTTTCGCGATCTTCCATCACATGGTCCATAGCCTCTTTATATAGTTTTGCGTGGATTTCCTCCACGTCGCGGGACTGGCTGAAATAGAGTGATGAGGCCCTGTCTCCTGACTCTTCGGCCTTCTTTATGAAATCATCATAGGCCACTTCGGCCACTCTGCTTTCGCTTTCGAAGCTTTGTTTGAGGTTTTCTTCCGTGCTTCCCACCTCTTTCAGCAGTCTTAAAGCGCGTTTACCGTGAATTTCTTCGGATAATGATATAACCCTGAAGAGTTTGGCCAGCTGTGGATAACCCTCGGCATCAGCTTTTTCGGCAAAAACCTTGAGCCTGAGGGACGCCTTTGATTCGCCGGTATATGCATCATGAATCGCCTTTTTTATAACATCATCCATAAACAGCCTCCTGATGTAATTTTTCCCTGCATTTGTCAGGGATGCGTCCGTTCCATATCCCCGGACGCGTCAGGGCAAAATCGTATTTCACCGGATCATCAGGATTCATCTCTCTGAAAAATCCGGTGATTTCAAGTGCGGTTTTGATATCCGCCGATTTTCTATTTGTTATGCCCAGGTTTGAACATACTCTGAATATATGAGTATCAATGGGCATGACAAGAAGTCTGGGGCTGATGCTTTTCCAGCAGCCCGGATCCACGTTATCTTTCCTGATCATCCATTTAAGAAAGAGATTGAGTCTCTTGCATGCGCTTTTTGCCGAAGGCCTAGGTAGCAGGCTCTTGAATTCATAGTCCCCGGACAATCTTTCAACCATTTTTTCAAGAGCGGGAAGTATAGTTGTATCATCTGATTTAATGTTTGAAGCAATGCATGCCTCAATTGAACCATGACTTGAAATAACATTTCTTATGCCTTCAATAAGAAAGGCCGTCTCTCTGCCATTTGTAAACCTGTGCTTGAAGGAAGAAAAGGTCTCCTGCAATGTTTTGCCGTTCGATCTTTCTATGAAAAGCCTCGGACTTTTTCCCATTGTATCGAGCACGGTCCCCGCGCTTTTAAGGATCTGAGCAACCCTGCCGTATGCAAGGCA
It includes:
- the pbpC gene encoding penicillin-binding protein 1C; translation: MKNFLKAGTAAIAAAAALFIIFLAGKPLMPAFEKVRSGYTTSEARLYDRNGILIHEIRRDEKVRKLDWVKLESISEAMKNTVILAEDRRFYSHSGIDWLAVAGSALKGGSRGASTISMQVASFILPEKGKKSFRRGLPQKLRQMRAAVGLERSWTKDQILEAYLNLAGFRGELKGIRAASEGIFQKDPSGINMKEAAVLCAMLPGNRSGPGTIADRAWRIIKLSGISVHEEEIREFAFQAVSRPYYIRAEIALAPHVARQVLKNGITSTRCSLNKNIQEFALSSLQNRLNELLGRNVRDGAVIVADNKTGEILAYVGNSGINSSAVYVDGIKAKRQAGSTLKPFLYGLAIEKRIITAASLLNDTPYDIPTEAGMYIPENYSSRYMGDVSARTALASSLNIPAVRVLELAGKEDFLERLKLSGFSTLNDDPEYYGYSIALGSADVTLFDLTAAYMAIANAGIYLPLKLTPGEPSAAGRRIMDEKASYIITDILSDRQARSPTFAMENVLATRFFSAVKTGTSKDMRDNWCIGFTKKYTVGVWVGNFSGEPMWNVSGMSGAAPIWLDVMNYLHSTDNRADNIRPDGVMEKDISYGRHVEPDRKEVFIEGTEPLGTISAANKHAKPAIAYPTDGAVLAIDPDIPEEFQKVLFKAEPESIYKWKLNGRIIGKGSYMLWKPAKGQYSLALINNMAETHSIHFVVR
- a CDS encoding glycosyltransferase, translated to MKQLTDKPYLSVIIPMFNEEANVWSTIDRVETTLAGLGKSFEILPVNDGSTDSTLEKLHEIADKNPRVRVVSYEKNGGRGKALRYGFKASRGELIASIDADLSYEPEYILEMVRTLQNDQETDIVLASAYMPGGSTVGVPRDRLFISKLGNRILRLSISEDIHTVTCIVRCYRREVIESLDLESDDKEIHLEILSKAIAMGFRIKEIPAVLKARKKGSSKFKFRSTAATHLIFTAFERPVLLFGIIGIMLTLIGLGIGVYILALYLNHTLTPGRPLLMFMAIFILGGMQILSFGFLASQINYLRNEVLRIRRAISPLLEQDKLLEETKTIGLDNIK